CGTCAAGGTCGGCAGCGGCCCGCACGGACTCGCCGTGTATCCACAACCGGGGCGGTACTCACTCGGTCACACGGGCATCTTCCGCTGAGCCGCCGAGGCCCTGCGGGGCCGTGGCGAGCAGCACCGCCTCCGCGCCCACCGGACGGTAACCGGCCGCCTGGAACGCCCGCATGCTGCGGGCGTTGCCCGGTGAGACCTGGGACCACAGCGGTTCCGTGACGAGATGCCTGGCCGCGCTCACCAGCGCACGTCCCAGCCCCCGGTGCCGTACGTCCTCGTCCACCTCCACCGAGACCTCCAGGCGGCCGCCGACCCCCCGCCCCGTCACCAGCAACCCGCCCCGCGCCGTCCAGGCACGGATGTCGTCGCGCCGCCTGCGGGCGTAGGCGACCCGCGGATGGTTCGCGTCCTCGATCTCCTTCAGCACGAGCGGCGGTCCGCCCGGCAGCGGGTCGGCGACCAGCATCGCGTCGATGGTCTCGGACCGGCGCCCGGTCCGGTCCAGGAAGGCGGCCAGGAACCGCGGGTTCAGCGTCGCGGCCAGCGCGTCGCAGTCCAGGCCGCGCAAGGTGGCGTGGACCCACTCGGGATCTTCGTCGGTGAAGACGACCGAGTGCGCCGTGAAGGACAGCACGCCCGCGTCCCGGTGACACGCCTGCGGTACGACCGTCGTGTTGCCGTCCGCTGGCGGGAAGACACCGCGGGCCGCCGCGTCGAGAATGTCCCGCAAGCTCTCCATCACACCGCTCCTCGAGTCGCCACCCAGTGGAAGGCCCACACTCGCAGACATGATCGAGGACGGCACCGCGGTTTTCCCCGGGTGGGCGCCGCACCGGAGATCGGGGCGGGCGGCTAATCTGACCTGCGGCAGCAAGCCAGCAGGACACGACAAAGGCAAGAAAAGGGGCGGACCGGTGGCGCACATCGACATCGAGGAAGCACGCAAGCAGTTCGAGCGGATCGATGCGGACGGGGACGGCACCATCACCGCCGCCGAGTTCAAGTCCGCCCTGGCCCAGGGCGGCGACTGGAACGTGACCGAGTCGGTCGCCGAGGCGATCATCAAGAGCCGCGACCTGAACGGCGACAAGCTCCTGTCGTTCGACGAGTTCTGGGCCTACCTGAACAAGTAGAGCCGACGGTGAGGGGGGCGCCTCGACAGGCGCCCCCTTCGTCATGCCCCGTCCTGGCCCCGGCGCCGGATCCGTACCGTCCAGCGGCCGCCGTGACGCTCCAGGACCAGCGGCAGGTCGAAGCACTTGCCGACCTGGTCACCGGTCAGGACGTCCGACGCCGGACCCTGCGCGAGGACCCGGCCCTCGCGCAGCAGCATCGCGTGGGTGGTGCCGGCCGGGAGCTCCTCCAGATGGTGGGTGACCAGGACCGTCGCCAGTGCCGGATGCTCCCGGCGCAGGGCTCCCAGAGCCTCGATCAGCCGCTCGCGGCCCGGGAGGTCGAGGCCGGTCGCCGGTTCGTCGAGGAGGAGCAGCCGCGGTTCGGGCTCCCCCAGCTCTCGGCTTCGCTCGAGCCGGGCGGTACCCCCATGCGCGCGGGCGATGAGCGTACGGCCTCGCTGACCCTGCGAGAGCGTCGGCCAGCGGGCGTCGCCGAGGCCGGCGAGGCCGAGGGTGCCGATGAGCCGGGCGGCCCTGTCCCGTTGCCCTTGCGTCGGTCGCCAACGGGGGAGCGGGGCAACGGAGTTGGTCAGCCCGGTCAGGACGATGTCCCGGACCCGCAGGGGCGCGGTGAGCGGATGGCGCGGGTCGACGTGACCGACGTGGGCGCGCAGCTCCCGCAGGTCGACCCGGCCGAGCCGGCGGCCCAGCACCTCGACCGTGCCGCGGGTGGGGTGGACCAGGGCGCTGCACAGGCTGAGCAGGGTGGACTTGCCCGCGCCGTTGGCGCCCAGGAGGGCCCAGTGCTCGCCCGCCCGGACCGTCAGGGAGACCTCCTGGAGGATCGGCTCCCCGTCCCGGACGACATGCACGTCCTCGGCGCGCAGGACCTCCGTCACCGCATCGCCCGGTTCAGCGCGGACAGCACGGCCTGGACGGCGGCGGCCGGACCCACGCCGGCGCCCCAGGCCGTCGTACGGCCGTTGACGCGGCACTCGGTGTAGGCCGCCGTGCCGTCCTCGGCGAAGTCAATGACCTCGACGGCGTACCCGGCACCGGCGAGCGCGTCCACGAAGGCCGAGAGCGGACTGGTGCCCGTGCCCTCGTGGTCGCCGACGTGCTCGTCGCACTCCAGCGTGCCGACGAAGCGGTGGACGCCGGGCGCCTCCTCGTACGCCGTCCCGTCGTGCAGCCGGACCTCACCCTCCATCAGATAGGTGGACCGGAACAGCTCGTACAGCTCCTTCGGACCCATCTCCCGGCCGCTCGCGTCGGTGGCCTCCTGGACGGCCCGGGAGAAGTCGGCGCGCATGCGGGGCGGCAGGTCGATGCCGTGGTGCGTGCGCAGCAGATACGCTGTCCCGCCCTTGCCGGACTGGGAGTTGACGCGAATCACCGCCTCGTACGTCCGCCCGATGTCGGCCGGGTCGATCGGCAGGTACGGGACCTGCCAGGGCTCGTCCGGGTGCTCGTCCCGGTGCGCGAGACCCTTGCTGATGGCGTCCTGGTGGGTGCCGGAGAAGGCGGTGTGGACGAGCTCGCCGGCGTACGGG
This portion of the Streptomyces canus genome encodes:
- a CDS encoding GNAT family N-acetyltransferase, giving the protein MESLRDILDAAARGVFPPADGNTTVVPQACHRDAGVLSFTAHSVVFTDEDPEWVHATLRGLDCDALAATLNPRFLAAFLDRTGRRSETIDAMLVADPLPGGPPLVLKEIEDANHPRVAYARRRRDDIRAWTARGGLLVTGRGVGGRLEVSVEVDEDVRHRGLGRALVSAARHLVTEPLWSQVSPGNARSMRAFQAAGYRPVGAEAVLLATAPQGLGGSAEDARVTE
- a CDS encoding EF-hand domain-containing protein, which codes for MAHIDIEEARKQFERIDADGDGTITAAEFKSALAQGGDWNVTESVAEAIIKSRDLNGDKLLSFDEFWAYLNK
- a CDS encoding ABC transporter ATP-binding protein, which gives rise to MTEVLRAEDVHVVRDGEPILQEVSLTVRAGEHWALLGANGAGKSTLLSLCSALVHPTRGTVEVLGRRLGRVDLRELRAHVGHVDPRHPLTAPLRVRDIVLTGLTNSVAPLPRWRPTQGQRDRAARLIGTLGLAGLGDARWPTLSQGQRGRTLIARAHGGTARLERSRELGEPEPRLLLLDEPATGLDLPGRERLIEALGALRREHPALATVLVTHHLEELPAGTTHAMLLREGRVLAQGPASDVLTGDQVGKCFDLPLVLERHGGRWTVRIRRRGQDGA